The following proteins are encoded in a genomic region of Oncorhynchus kisutch isolate 150728-3 linkage group LG4, Okis_V2, whole genome shotgun sequence:
- the LOC109888527 gene encoding protein FAM163A — protein MTAGTVVITGGILATVILLCIIAVLCYCRLQYYCCKKNESEGDTSSVTQPHFACNACSAPGVDGTAVTPLSLSPDLPASHATGPPRNYCPTCSPYESPFYIRTTDEMHNGGERITYMPTHYENPALALALPSLHGSLLSSSQHRSNPAPDFYTNTRAISTDV, from the exons ATGACAGCTGGAACTGTTGTCATAACTGGAGGAATTCTCGCCACGGTGATACTCTTGTGTATCATAGCAGTGCTCTGTTACTGTAGACTccag TATTACTGCTGTAAGAAGAATGAGTCAGAAGGGGACACCAGCTCCGTCACGCAGCCCCACTTTGCCTGCAATGCATGCAGTGCTCCCGGGGTGGACGGGACGGCCgtcactcccctctccctctccccggaTCTCCCTGCCTCCCACGCCACGGGCCCCCCACGTAACTACTGCCCCACCTGTTCGCCCTACGAATCACCCTTCTATATCCGAACCACCGACGAGATGCACAATGGCGGCGAGCGCATCACCTACATGCCCACGCACTATGAGAACCCAGCCCTGGCTCTCGCCCTGCCCTCCCTGCATGGCTCCCTGCTGAGCAGCAGCCAGCATCGCAGCAACCCAGCACCGGACTTCTACACCAACACTCGCGCTATAAGTACAGACGTGTGA